One genomic segment of Ignavibacteriota bacterium includes these proteins:
- a CDS encoding D-alanine--D-alanine ligase has product MNKQNLTIAVLLGGTSPERAVSKESGKSVYQAVKSLGYNTKIIDPAYGLNQPQNIEDYFCDCEFAKISNENMIAAINSPFFDDVDLAIIALHGKWGEDGAIQSLLELRGIKYAGSGVLASSLSMDKAKSKIIFNHFGVSTPEWIEANKFTDFIELNKKIENTIKYPCIVKPNDQGSTIGLTKCNNFEGLESAVNLASQFSKKVLLEKFIPGRELAVAIVKDFKLPILEIIPKHELYDYECKYTDGMSEYIIPAKIDKEIEIELQRQALLAFNSLGCELYSRVDFRLPENGIPYCLEINTLPGMTSHSLVPKIAKANGIEFEELIDIIITSAL; this is encoded by the coding sequence ATGAATAAACAAAATTTAACTATTGCTGTATTATTAGGCGGCACTTCACCGGAACGTGCAGTTTCAAAAGAATCCGGAAAATCAGTTTACCAAGCAGTAAAATCCTTGGGTTATAATACAAAAATTATCGATCCGGCTTACGGATTAAATCAACCGCAAAATATTGAAGATTATTTTTGCGATTGTGAGTTTGCAAAAATATCAAATGAAAATATGATTGCTGCAATAAATTCTCCTTTCTTTGATGATGTTGATTTAGCAATAATTGCACTTCACGGAAAATGGGGAGAAGATGGTGCAATTCAATCGCTTTTGGAACTTAGAGGAATTAAATATGCAGGATCCGGAGTTTTAGCAAGCTCACTTTCTATGGATAAAGCTAAATCAAAAATTATTTTTAATCATTTTGGAGTTTCAACTCCGGAGTGGATTGAAGCAAATAAATTTACGGATTTTATTGAACTAAATAAAAAAATAGAAAACACAATTAAATATCCATGCATTGTAAAGCCAAATGATCAAGGCTCTACAATTGGTTTAACAAAATGTAATAATTTTGAAGGGTTAGAATCTGCCGTAAATTTAGCTTCACAATTTTCAAAAAAAGTACTGTTAGAAAAGTTTATTCCGGGCAGAGAATTAGCTGTTGCAATAGTTAAAGATTTTAAGCTGCCGATTCTTGAAATTATTCCCAAACACGAACTTTATGATTACGAATGCAAATACACTGACGGAATGAGCGAATATATTATTCCAGCTAAAATTGATAAAGAAATTGAAATTGAATTACAAAGACAAGCGTTATTGGCGTTTAACTCTTTAGGGTGCGAACTTTATTCAAGAGTTGATTTTCGGTTGCCGGAAAATGGAATTCCTTATTGCTTAGAAATAAATACGCTTCCGGGAATGACATCACATAGTTTGGTTCCCAAAATTGCAAAGGCAAATGGAATTGAATTTGAGGAATTAATTGATATTATAATTACTTCGGCGTTATGA
- a CDS encoding GAF domain-containing protein, with product MSSEIKFDKNLDLEETYKLLFRQIENLINTNDPIITNLSNITAAFKQTFEKISWVGFYLIKNNLLYLGPFQGKVACTKIEIGKGVCGKSVESKLTQVIPNVHEFPEHIACDVETNSEIVIPIFCDKNIIGVLDLDSKEFSAFDETDKIWLEKICKMISEKLEITQSKIEKLL from the coding sequence ATGAGTTCAGAAATTAAGTTTGATAAAAATTTGGATTTGGAAGAAACTTATAAATTATTATTTCGTCAGATTGAAAATTTGATAAATACAAATGATCCAATAATTACAAATCTATCAAACATTACAGCGGCATTTAAACAAACTTTTGAGAAAATTAGCTGGGTTGGATTTTATTTAATCAAAAATAATTTATTATATCTTGGACCATTTCAAGGAAAAGTTGCATGTACAAAAATTGAAATTGGAAAAGGAGTTTGCGGAAAATCGGTTGAAAGTAAATTGACTCAAGTTATTCCAAATGTTCATGAATTTCCCGAACATATTGCTTGTGATGTTGAAACAAATTCGGAAATTGTAATTCCCATTTTTTGTGATAAAAATATTATTGGAGTTTTAGATTTAGACAGCAAAGAATTTTCTGCATTTGATGAAACTGATAAAATTTGGCTGGAAAAAATTTGTAAAATGATTTCGGAAAAATTAGAAATAACTCAATCAAAAATTGAAAAATTATTATGA
- a CDS encoding Gfo/Idh/MocA family oxidoreductase, which translates to MILNVDRRLKSPINLMRKLKWGVAGCGKFAETSFIPTLLQLKKSSLVAVYSSELNRSKEIANKYFAKNYFNDYSEFLQQDFEILYIGSANKDHYWQVIEAAKAGKHILCEKPLALNSQQAQEMVDVCKENGVFLSVNYPHRFHPLPIKAKEIIEKGMIGTIVSVSTSFNINYEPDDNFRFDIVQSGGGAFRDLGTHMIDLLRFFGGEIIDITGFIDNVVYKSQVDDFAAAIVKYKKGGYGFLNVSYNSKQAFNKIDIVGSNGSISIENIIGRKKQPGKITIDLVGEGKKAFRKRANKLLILLRSVQKSILNETQPEVTGFDGLVNMQIMEMLESKCRE; encoded by the coding sequence ATGATTTTAAATGTTGATAGAAGATTAAAATCCCCAATAAACTTAATGCGAAAATTAAAGTGGGGAGTTGCCGGATGCGGAAAATTTGCAGAAACCTCTTTTATCCCAACATTGTTACAATTAAAAAAAAGTTCTTTAGTTGCAGTTTATAGTTCAGAACTTAATAGGTCAAAAGAAATTGCAAATAAATATTTTGCTAAAAATTATTTTAATGATTATTCGGAATTCTTACAACAAGATTTTGAAATTCTTTATATCGGCAGTGCAAATAAAGATCATTATTGGCAAGTTATTGAAGCGGCAAAAGCCGGAAAACATATTTTGTGCGAAAAACCTTTAGCTTTAAATTCTCAGCAAGCGCAAGAAATGGTTGATGTTTGTAAAGAAAATGGAGTTTTTCTCTCCGTAAATTATCCCCACAGATTTCATCCGCTACCTATTAAAGCTAAGGAAATTATTGAAAAGGGAATGATTGGAACAATAGTCTCAGTTTCAACTTCATTTAATATAAATTATGAGCCGGATGATAATTTTAGATTTGATATTGTGCAGAGCGGCGGCGGCGCTTTTAGAGATTTGGGAACGCATATGATTGATCTTTTAAGATTTTTCGGTGGAGAAATAATTGATATTACAGGATTTATTGATAACGTTGTTTATAAAAGTCAAGTTGATGATTTTGCTGCTGCAATAGTAAAATATAAAAAAGGTGGATACGGATTTTTAAATGTTTCTTATAATTCTAAACAAGCATTTAATAAAATTGATATTGTTGGTTCTAACGGATCAATAAGTATTGAAAATATTATCGGAAGAAAAAAACAACCAGGTAAAATTACGATTGATCTTGTCGGTGAAGGAAAAAAAGCTTTTAGAAAAAGAGCAAATAAACTTCTCATTTTACTTAGATCAGTGCAAAAATCAATCTTGAATGAAACACAACCTGAAGTTACCGGTTTTGATGGATTAGTAAATATGCAGATTATGGAAATGTTAGAAAGTAAATGCAGAGAATAA
- a CDS encoding EutN/CcmL family microcompartment protein, translating to MFLAKINGNVVSTQKNEYLKGHKLLLVRKIDLDGNYIGNKDEIAIDLVDSGIGDTVLVVKEGAAIQQILGHSKAPINTMVVAVVDNISIENNI from the coding sequence ATGTTTCTAGCAAAAATTAACGGTAATGTAGTTTCTACTCAAAAAAATGAATATCTAAAAGGACATAAACTTTTACTTGTTAGAAAAATTGATTTGGATGGAAATTATATTGGCAATAAAGATGAAATTGCCATAGATCTTGTTGATTCAGGAATTGGTGATACCGTCTTGGTAGTAAAAGAAGGTGCCGCTATTCAACAAATTTTAGGTCACTCAAAAGCTCCAATTAATACAATGGTGGTTGCCGTTGTTGATAACATCAGTATTGAAAATAATATTTGA
- the dprA gene encoding DNA-protecting protein DprA encodes MKEDLETFTKLRILLDVDGIGPGKLFNLLSKFNSLDNLINANYNQLLSVDGISQTLANKILIKIDEYFSFQKTIEIELNQLEKINAEWVTFWSDNYPSNLKNIFAPPIILYYKGTLLKQDENSVAIVGTRMPTNYGKKYAYDFAKELSTQGITIVSGLARGVDSSAHWGSAENNGRTIAIIGSGLDIIYPYENKKLFHKIIENGAVISEYSLGTKPDAPNFPKRNRIISGISLGTLVIETKSTGGALQTAAYALEQNKEVFAIPGNLGNFQSEGTNTLIQKGEAKLVRNINDILIELNLKIAPKIGENIPKPNIDLNIFEQKIYDLLSDKPKHIDIISSESKINSSECLVNLLSLEFRDIVKQLPGKVFVKV; translated from the coding sequence TTGAAAGAAGACTTAGAAACCTTTACTAAACTAAGAATTTTACTTGATGTTGACGGAATAGGTCCCGGAAAACTTTTTAATCTTCTCTCCAAATTTAATTCATTAGATAATCTGATTAACGCAAATTATAATCAACTATTATCTGTAGATGGAATTTCCCAAACCTTAGCAAATAAAATTTTAATAAAAATAGATGAATATTTTAGCTTTCAAAAAACAATTGAAATTGAGCTTAATCAATTAGAAAAAATTAATGCAGAATGGGTAACATTCTGGTCCGATAACTATCCTTCTAATTTAAAAAATATTTTCGCACCTCCAATTATTCTTTATTATAAAGGTACTTTACTAAAACAAGATGAAAATAGTGTGGCAATAGTTGGAACAAGAATGCCAACAAACTATGGAAAAAAATATGCATATGATTTTGCAAAAGAACTTTCAACACAAGGGATTACAATTGTAAGCGGCTTAGCAAGAGGTGTTGATTCTTCCGCTCATTGGGGATCAGCAGAAAATAATGGAAGAACAATCGCAATTATTGGTTCTGGACTTGACATTATTTATCCTTATGAAAATAAAAAACTATTCCATAAAATAATTGAAAACGGTGCTGTAATTTCTGAATATTCTTTGGGAACAAAACCCGATGCACCAAATTTTCCTAAAAGAAATAGAATAATAAGTGGAATTAGCTTAGGTACTTTAGTTATTGAAACAAAATCCACTGGCGGTGCACTTCAGACTGCTGCTTATGCATTAGAACAAAATAAAGAAGTTTTTGCAATTCCGGGAAACTTGGGGAATTTTCAAAGTGAAGGTACAAATACTTTAATACAAAAAGGTGAAGCGAAATTAGTAAGAAATATAAATGATATTCTAATCGAATTGAATTTAAAAATTGCTCCAAAAATTGGCGAGAACATTCCAAAACCCAATATTGATTTGAATATTTTTGAGCAGAAAATTTATGATTTACTTTCCGATAAACCAAAACACATTGATATTATTTCGTCAGAATCTAAAATAAATTCTTCTGAATGTTTAGTTAATTTATTATCCTTAGAATTTAGGGATATTGTAAAACAGCTTCCAGGTAAGGTTTTTGTAAAAGTATAG
- a CDS encoding septum formation initiator family protein — MKNLSNKKDRILTWIYFVILIFLVLFLFFNKYGLLKYFELKNEINSIEQQVEKSKSQIKDLDSNINSLKNNDKELEKVAREKFMMKKENEKVFKFEDKKDSLR, encoded by the coding sequence ATGAAAAATTTAAGCAATAAAAAAGATAGAATTTTAACATGGATTTATTTTGTAATACTAATTTTTTTAGTACTTTTTTTATTTTTCAACAAATATGGGTTGTTGAAATATTTTGAATTAAAAAATGAAATAAATTCCATTGAACAACAAGTTGAGAAATCGAAAAGCCAAATTAAAGATCTTGATTCAAATATAAACTCATTAAAAAATAATGATAAAGAATTAGAAAAAGTTGCTCGTGAAAAATTTATGATGAAGAAAGAAAATGAAAAGGTTTTTAAGTTTGAAGATAAAAAAGATTCATTAAGGTAA
- a CDS encoding replication-associated recombination protein A produces the protein MPQTPLAERIRPKTLDEFRGQKKLVGPGKAISRMIENDALSSFILWGPPGTGKTTLARIISETTQSEFHQLNAVSAGVKEVREIIALAKINRESFNKRTILFIDEIHRFNKSQQDALLSAVESGLLTLIGATTENPSFEVIPALRSRARVYVLDELTKEDLTEIIDYSFSADEFLKSFNVEEIDKNYLIYVSGGDARILLNILESALLQEINSESVRINKKLIDNVLHQKNILYDKNGEEHYNIISAFIKSLRGSDPDAALYWMARMLDAGEDPKFIARRMMVLASEDIGNASPNSLVIAEATFGAVDKIGMPEARIILAQCATYLASQPKSNSSYKAIEKAFEEVRKGNQESVPLHLRNAPTKLMKSLDYGKDYKYAHDFDNNFIEENYFPDILKGRQFYFPSENGQEIKIKERLKFLWKKLKKY, from the coding sequence ATTCCACAAACTCCTCTTGCCGAAAGAATTAGACCCAAAACACTTGATGAATTTAGAGGACAAAAAAAGTTAGTTGGTCCCGGTAAAGCTATAAGTAGAATGATTGAAAATGATGCTTTAAGTTCTTTCATTTTATGGGGACCTCCCGGAACCGGAAAAACAACTCTTGCAAGAATAATTTCCGAAACTACGCAATCAGAATTTCATCAATTGAATGCTGTATCTGCGGGAGTTAAAGAAGTTAGAGAAATAATTGCACTTGCAAAAATTAACAGAGAAAGTTTTAACAAACGTACAATTTTATTTATAGATGAAATTCATAGATTTAACAAATCACAGCAAGATGCTTTACTTTCTGCAGTTGAATCTGGGTTGTTAACTTTAATTGGAGCAACAACTGAAAATCCTTCTTTTGAAGTAATTCCGGCTTTAAGATCAAGAGCAAGAGTTTATGTTCTTGATGAATTGACAAAAGAAGATTTAACGGAAATTATTGATTATTCATTTTCCGCAGATGAATTTCTTAAAAGTTTTAATGTAGAGGAAATTGATAAAAATTATTTAATCTATGTTAGCGGCGGTGATGCGAGAATTTTATTAAATATTTTGGAATCAGCACTTCTTCAGGAAATAAATTCTGAATCTGTAAGAATAAATAAAAAGTTAATTGATAACGTACTTCATCAAAAAAATATTTTGTATGATAAAAATGGTGAAGAACATTACAATATAATTTCTGCTTTTATTAAAAGTTTAAGAGGAAGTGATCCCGATGCCGCTTTATATTGGATGGCGCGAATGCTTGATGCCGGTGAAGATCCAAAATTTATAGCACGAAGAATGATGGTTTTAGCGTCGGAAGATATTGGAAATGCTTCGCCTAATTCTTTGGTAATTGCCGAAGCAACATTTGGTGCTGTTGATAAAATCGGAATGCCGGAAGCTAGAATAATTTTAGCCCAATGTGCAACTTATTTGGCTTCGCAGCCAAAAAGTAATTCATCATATAAGGCAATTGAAAAGGCGTTTGAAGAAGTTAGAAAAGGAAATCAAGAATCTGTTCCATTACATTTACGAAATGCTCCTACAAAACTTATGAAGAGTTTAGATTATGGAAAAGATTACAAATATGCACACGATTTTGATAATAATTTTATTGAAGAAAATTATTTTCCAGACATTCTAAAAGGAAGGCAATTTTATTTTCCGAGTGAAAACGGACAAGAAATTAAGATTAAAGAAAGATTAAAATTTTTGTGGAAAAAACTTAAAAAGTATTAA
- a CDS encoding methylenetetrahydrofolate reductase: MKVIEHLEKATQTLISFEIIPPKRGGNITNLLSALEELVKYKPPFIDITSHAAEVMYEETPSGDFRMKIKRKRPGTLGICALIQNKYNIDAVPHVICQGFTKEETEDFLIELHYLGIDNVLAIRGDESGFNKPIKYGRSANIHAVDLVKQISDMNKGKYLEDSLLDAEPMKFGIGIGGYPEKHFEAPNLQIDINYTKEKIEAGADYIVSQMFYENENFFTYNDMCKKSGINVPIIPGLKIITSKNQLNSLPANFHVDIPNELAEEISKAKSEHVQDIGVEWAFKQVEGLINAKVPAIHFYVMQNTQPITKLMKKLGL; the protein is encoded by the coding sequence ATGAAAGTTATTGAACATTTAGAAAAAGCAACACAAACATTAATCAGTTTTGAAATTATACCTCCCAAAAGAGGCGGAAATATTACAAATTTACTTTCTGCTTTGGAAGAATTAGTAAAATACAAACCTCCGTTTATTGATATTACAAGTCACGCAGCAGAAGTTATGTATGAAGAAACTCCTTCTGGTGATTTTAGAATGAAGATAAAAAGAAAACGCCCCGGTACTTTAGGAATTTGCGCACTAATTCAAAATAAATATAATATTGATGCGGTTCCCCATGTAATTTGTCAAGGTTTTACAAAAGAAGAAACAGAAGATTTTTTAATTGAACTTCACTATTTAGGAATTGATAACGTTCTTGCCATTCGTGGTGATGAAAGCGGATTTAATAAGCCAATAAAATATGGAAGATCAGCAAATATTCACGCAGTTGATTTGGTTAAACAAATTTCGGATATGAATAAGGGAAAATATTTGGAAGATTCTCTTTTGGATGCAGAGCCGATGAAATTTGGAATTGGAATTGGTGGATATCCCGAAAAACATTTTGAAGCTCCAAATTTACAAATCGATATAAATTACACAAAAGAAAAAATTGAAGCCGGTGCAGATTATATAGTTTCTCAAATGTTTTATGAAAATGAAAATTTCTTTACCTATAATGATATGTGTAAAAAAAGCGGAATAAATGTTCCAATTATTCCGGGTTTAAAAATTATAACATCAAAAAATCAGTTAAATAGTTTACCGGCAAATTTTCATGTAGATATTCCAAATGAATTGGCAGAAGAAATTTCAAAAGCAAAATCCGAACATGTACAAGATATAGGCGTTGAATGGGCGTTTAAACAAGTTGAAGGATTAATAAATGCTAAAGTTCCGGCAATTCATTTTTACGTAATGCAAAATACTCAGCCGATAACAAAGTTAATGAAGAAATTAGGTTTGTAA
- the dnaX gene encoding DNA polymerase III subunit gamma/tau yields MTFIVTARKWRPQLFEDVVGQQHITTTLKNAIENNRIGHAYIFAGPRGVGKTTTARILAKRLNCKNPNGGEPCNKCDACENFLKSQSLDIIEIDGASNRRIDEIRTLRESVKYAPTSGEYKVYIIDEVHMLTTESFNALLKTLEEPPEHTIFIFATTDIHKVPLTIISRCQRFDFRRIELFEIRNLLKKIADSDKIEIDDESLTLIAKKADGALRDAESVFDQVVSFCGNNVDSLILKKMLNLIDDEVYFQISDAILDKSFKTAFEVSENIYANGWNFIDFINGLLEHFRNISTVIITKSANFIESSENLKSRYLKYSDKFSEGDLLRILSFLSKIQNEIKISQNQKLKVEISLSHLIGFVKSATLSELILRVEITDEITDKKKTELIDKINVKPKPENTLDINSVPEETIQILMEEKKSVKIKPSPIAKSKTLDEVKFKNSPTIETIKEKWNLIKEVIIKEKFTLAIIEHTYPDKIEKNILHILVDNKEDIPILNSSSEYISKRLSTFFDSNLSTKFEFRKAQKNNSIGNSVNDLEDDDILKYPIIKSIVEELGGREIK; encoded by the coding sequence ATGACTTTTATAGTTACCGCAAGAAAATGGCGACCGCAATTATTTGAAGACGTTGTTGGTCAACAACACATAACAACGACTTTAAAAAATGCAATTGAAAATAATAGAATTGGACACGCTTACATCTTTGCCGGTCCACGCGGAGTTGGAAAAACTACAACTGCAAGAATTTTGGCAAAACGTTTAAATTGTAAAAATCCAAATGGTGGAGAACCTTGCAACAAATGTGATGCTTGTGAAAATTTTCTCAAATCTCAATCATTAGATATTATTGAAATTGACGGCGCATCAAACCGTAGAATTGATGAAATTAGAACTTTGCGCGAATCTGTAAAATATGCGCCAACAAGCGGTGAATACAAAGTGTATATTATTGATGAAGTTCACATGCTTACCACAGAATCTTTCAATGCACTTTTAAAAACTTTGGAAGAACCACCCGAACATACAATTTTTATTTTTGCAACAACGGATATTCATAAAGTTCCGCTTACAATTATTTCGCGATGCCAAAGATTTGATTTTAGAAGAATTGAACTTTTCGAAATTCGGAATTTGCTGAAGAAAATTGCTGATTCTGACAAAATTGAAATTGATGATGAATCATTAACTTTGATTGCAAAAAAAGCAGATGGAGCTCTTCGTGATGCGGAAAGTGTTTTTGATCAAGTTGTTTCTTTCTGCGGAAACAATGTTGATTCTTTAATTCTAAAAAAAATGCTTAATTTGATTGATGATGAAGTATATTTCCAAATTTCGGATGCAATTTTAGATAAATCATTTAAAACAGCTTTTGAAGTTTCAGAAAATATTTATGCAAATGGATGGAATTTTATTGATTTTATAAATGGATTGCTTGAACATTTCAGAAATATAAGTACGGTGATAATTACAAAATCTGCAAATTTTATAGAAAGTTCGGAAAATCTTAAATCAAGATATTTAAAATATTCTGATAAATTTTCTGAGGGAGATTTACTTAGAATTCTTTCGTTCCTTTCAAAAATTCAGAATGAAATTAAAATTTCGCAAAATCAAAAATTAAAAGTTGAGATTTCTCTTTCTCATTTAATTGGATTTGTGAAATCCGCAACTTTGTCAGAACTTATATTAAGAGTTGAAATTACAGATGAAATAACTGATAAAAAAAAAACTGAATTAATTGATAAAATTAACGTTAAACCAAAACCTGAAAATACTTTAGATATTAATTCTGTACCAGAAGAAACAATCCAAATTTTGATGGAAGAAAAAAAATCCGTTAAAATTAAACCTTCTCCAATTGCAAAAAGTAAAACTCTCGATGAAGTAAAATTTAAGAACTCTCCAACTATAGAAACAATTAAAGAAAAGTGGAATTTAATAAAAGAAGTAATCATTAAAGAAAAATTTACTTTAGCAATTATTGAACACACATATCCGGATAAAATAGAAAAAAATATTCTGCATATTTTGGTTGATAATAAAGAAGATATTCCAATTTTAAATTCTTCATCTGAATATATTTCAAAAAGGCTATCAACTTTTTTTGATTCAAATCTTAGTACAAAATTTGAATTTAGAAAAGCTCAAAAAAATAATTCAATCGGAAATAGTGTAAATGATTTAGAAGATGATGATATTTTAAAATATCCAATAATTAAAAGTATTGTTGAAGAATTAGGCGGAAGAGAAATTAAATAG
- the lon gene encoding endopeptidase La → MATTKKNNSEDSTILTEIPKLLPVLPLRDNIIFPYMIFPVLVGREQSINAANYSLEHSKFIFLSAQKRANLEDPTAEDIFEEGTIAKIIQILKLPNGLMKILVDGIVQGKIKKFSDRKEFFEAEVEIILSEPIEPQELNALIRQLSNQFKDYVKNNRNIPAEAITAYENIDEPDRKLFYVAANINQSIQIKQSILKKFSLRDQIYDVIKLLNSEVDILKVEKEIELKVQENITKTQRKFIIAEQIRILQDELGKEEEISPEFKKIKEKIAKAKMPKDAKAKAAEEFEKLRKTPPSSPEFTVIRNYLDWLTDVPWSNKTKDILDIENVRKILDEDHYGLDKPKERIVEHIAVLNLVKQMKGQILCFVGPPGVGKTSLGKSIARALGRNFVRISLGGVRDEAEIRGHRRTYIGALPGKIIQSMKKAGTINPVILLDEIDKMSMDFRGDPSSAMLEVLDPEQNHNFSDHYLDVEYDLSQVMFITTANVRYNIPLPLQDRMEIIELPGYLEHEKIEIAKKHIVPKQLEAHGLNKLKVELHDKSVQKIILEYTREAGVRNLEREIASVFRKTAKEIVMNKSKSRMKNKIFEGFAITPDKIEKYLGVPKFRMQKNLRESKIGSVTGLAWTSVGGEILNVEVTIMSGVGKLTLTGKLGDVMKESAQAALSYLRSNAKELKLPLNFHKGKEIHIHLPEGAIPKDGPSAGITMTLAMYSAISKKPASGDVAMTGEITLRGKVLPIGGLNEKLLAAKRNGISTVLIPKGNENDLVEIKSAIKDGLKIIPVDDIKEAFQYVFEKPKTKRKLRKVSK, encoded by the coding sequence ATGGCAACGACAAAAAAAAATAATTCCGAAGATTCTACAATTCTTACTGAAATTCCAAAACTGCTTCCGGTATTGCCTTTAAGGGATAATATAATTTTTCCGTATATGATTTTTCCGGTTTTAGTTGGAAGAGAACAATCAATAAATGCAGCAAATTATTCTTTAGAACACTCAAAATTTATTTTTCTATCCGCACAAAAAAGAGCAAATCTTGAAGATCCTACTGCAGAAGATATTTTTGAAGAAGGAACAATTGCAAAAATTATTCAAATTTTAAAACTTCCAAACGGATTAATGAAAATTTTGGTTGATGGAATTGTTCAAGGAAAAATTAAAAAATTTTCGGACCGAAAAGAATTTTTTGAAGCAGAAGTTGAAATAATTCTTTCTGAACCAATTGAACCGCAAGAACTTAATGCGCTTATCCGACAATTAAGTAATCAGTTTAAAGATTATGTAAAGAATAATAGAAATATTCCCGCGGAAGCAATCACGGCTTATGAAAATATTGATGAACCGGATAGAAAATTATTTTATGTTGCGGCAAATATAAATCAGTCAATTCAAATAAAACAATCAATCTTAAAAAAATTCTCTCTTCGCGATCAAATTTATGATGTAATAAAATTGCTTAATTCTGAAGTGGATATTTTAAAAGTTGAAAAAGAAATTGAATTAAAAGTTCAAGAAAATATTACAAAAACACAGCGTAAATTTATTATTGCGGAGCAAATTAGAATTCTGCAAGATGAATTGGGCAAAGAGGAAGAAATTTCTCCGGAATTCAAAAAGATAAAAGAGAAAATTGCAAAAGCTAAAATGCCGAAAGATGCAAAAGCAAAAGCGGCAGAAGAATTTGAAAAACTTAGAAAAACTCCGCCAAGTTCTCCGGAGTTTACGGTAATAAGAAATTATCTTGATTGGCTCACAGATGTTCCGTGGTCCAATAAAACAAAAGATATTCTTGATATTGAAAATGTTAGAAAAATTTTGGATGAAGATCATTACGGATTAGACAAACCAAAAGAAAGAATTGTTGAACATATTGCTGTTCTAAATTTAGTAAAACAAATGAAAGGACAAATTTTATGTTTTGTCGGTCCTCCCGGAGTTGGAAAAACTTCGCTCGGCAAATCAATTGCAAGAGCTTTAGGAAGAAATTTTGTACGAATAAGTTTGGGCGGAGTTCGTGATGAAGCAGAAATTCGCGGGCATAGAAGAACTTATATTGGCGCACTTCCGGGAAAAATTATTCAATCGATGAAAAAAGCCGGAACAATAAATCCGGTAATTTTACTTGATGAAATTGATAAAATGAGCATGGATTTCCGCGGCGATCCATCTTCTGCAATGTTGGAAGTTTTAGATCCCGAACAAAATCATAATTTTTCAGATCATTATTTGGATGTTGAATATGATCTTTCTCAAGTAATGTTTATTACAACAGCAAATGTTAGATATAATATTCCTTTGCCTTTGCAAGACCGAATGGAAATTATTGAATTGCCCGGATATCTTGAACATGAAAAAATTGAAATTGCAAAAAAACATATTGTTCCAAAGCAATTGGAAGCGCACGGTTTAAATAAATTAAAAGTTGAATTGCACGATAAATCTGTTCAAAAAATAATTTTAGAATATACGAGAGAAGCCGGCGTAAGAAATTTAGAACGAGAAATTGCATCGGTGTTTAGAAAAACTGCAAAAGAAATTGTGATGAACAAATCTAAATCCCGCATGAAAAATAAAATCTTTGAAGGATTTGCAATTACTCCGGATAAAATTGAAAAATATTTGGGTGTTCCAAAATTTAGAATGCAGAAAAATTTGCGCGAATCAAAAATTGGCAGCGTAACCGGTTTGGCATGGACGAGTGTTGGCGGGGAAATTCTAAATGTTGAAGTTACAATTATGAGCGGAGTTGGAAAATTAACTCTTACCGGAAAACTTGGCGATGTGATGAAAGAATCTGCACAAGCCGCGCTTAGTTACTTAAGATCAAATGCAAAAGAATTAAAGCTGCCTTTAAATTTTCATAAGGGAAAAGAAATTCATATTCATTTGCCGGAAGGCGCAATTCCTAAAGATGGACCTTCTGCCGGAATTACAATGACTTTGGCAATGTATTCTGCAATTAGTAAAAAACCCGCAAGCGGCGATGTTGCGATGACCGGGGAAATTACTTTACGCGGAAAAGTTTTGCCAATCGGCGGATTGAATGAAAAACTTCTCGCAGCAAAACGTAACGGAATTTCAACTGTCTTAATTCCAAAAGGAAATGAAAATGATTTAGTTGAAATAAAATCCGCAATAAAAGATGGATTAAAAATAATTCCGGTTGACGATATAAAAGAAGCTTTCCAATATGTTTTTGAAAAACCAAAAACTAAAAGGAAACTAAGAAAAGTTTCAAAATGA